The genomic stretch CCTCCTCCGTGCTTTTGTTGCAACCGAATTTCAAGCTTGCGATTGCCAGTAGAAAAATCAGGCTCCGCCTGACTGAAATGAATGTGCTCACGTTTCCTTCTTTCAAAATAGATTTAAGCGGCTCCTGCTGAACCTCAAAAGATTCTACACAGATTCTGTTCATTCATTGTGAATATAGCACAAATTCAGAATCCTTATCAATCTTTGTTTTTCGATGGCCATAAGTAGCGGCAGATGTTGCGAAACGTTCTTATTTCCAGTCCCGCTGCATCCCCATCAACAGCTTCACCGTCATCGGCATCGCGGCCTGGCCTTTGGGAATCTCCATTTTGAAGCCGAGTCCGCCGTTCTGAAAAAATTCGATGGGATAGGGCGCGCGGCGCATCATCCCATCAACCCATTCTTCGAACGATTTGCCGGATTCTCGCTGCACGGCGTCGCTGAATTTGGCGCGACTCTCCCGGGCTAATACACGCAAACTCTTCAAACCCAGCGCTGTTCCCAACAATTTCAAACTGGCCAAACCGAGCAGATTGCGTGCAGGCAGCGGCAGCTTGCCAAAGCGATCGGTCAATTCATCGGAAATGGCTTCGATTTCCGCCAGCGAATCAGCTTCGGCAAGGCGGCGGTAAATCGCTACGCGCTCTTCCGGCAGATCGACGTAATCCGCCGGCAGAAACGCATCGCCGTCGAGATCAACCCGGCATTGCTCTTTTTCAACGAACGGCTCGACGGATTCGGGCTGCGCTTCGTGGCGCGCTTCACGCACCGCCTCGTCCAAAATGCGCGTGTACAAATCGAAGCCAACCGCGTCGATCATGCCGCTTTGCTCCGCGCCCAGCAAGTTGCCGGCGCCGCGAATTTCAAGATCGCGCATGGCAATTTGAAAGCCGCTGCCTAGATCGGTGAATTCTTCAATCGTCTCCAGGCGCTTGATCGCCTCATTGGAAAGATTCCGGATCGGCGGCACCACGAGATAGCAATAGGCCTTGTGGTGACTGCGGCCCACGCGCCCGCGCAGTTGATAAAGTTGCGCCAGACCAAAGCGGTCCGCGCGATTGATGATCATCGTGTTCACGTTCGGCATGTCAAGGCCGGACTCGATGATCATCGTCGCCACCAGCACGTGATAATCGCGCCGCACGAAATTGACCATCACCTCTTCCAACTCGTGCTCATTCATCCGGCCGTGCGCCACGCCAATTTCCACCTCCGGAACGAGCGCACGAATCAATCCGGCAATGCGATGAATCGAGCTGATGCGATTGTGTACCACAAATACCTGGCCGCCGCGATGAATCTCGCGCATAATCGCCGTGCGCACGAGATCGCGATCAAGCTGCGCCACCTCAGTGTGAATCGGCAGGCGGTCGCGCGGCGGCGTGTTGATATTCGACATATCGCGCACACCGGTCAGCGCCATGTGCAGCGTGCGCGGAATCGGCGTGGCCGAGAGCGTGAGCACATCGACATTCACCTTCAGCTTCTTGAGCAATTCCTTGTGGCGCACGCCGAAACGCTGTTCTTCATCAACAATCAGCAAACCGAGATCTTTGAACGCGATATCCTTCGACAACAAGCGATGTGTGCCGATGATAATGTCAACCTCGCCTTGTTTAAGACGCTCGGCAATCCTCTTTTGTTCTGCGCTCGAGCGGAAACGCGACAAAACGTCGACGCGCACGGGATAGCGCTGCAATCGGCTGCTGAAGGTGTTGTAATGCTGTTGCGCGAGCAGAGTCGTCGGCACAAGCACCGCCACTTGCTTGCTGTCTTGCACAGCTTTGAAGGCGGCGCGAATCGCAACCTCGGTTTTGCCGTAGCCGACATCGCCGCAGACCAAGCGATCCATGGGCTTCTCGCCTTCCATGTCGCGCTTGACTTCTTCGACGGCACGCGCTTGATCGGGCGTG from Cytophagia bacterium CHB2 encodes the following:
- the mfd gene encoding transcription-repair coupling factor, coding for VEAIEHLVEYNSKKEFGKARPPVVLTTAKAVLETLLSPQALHAKKIELRLGDELPFETLITQLIEMGFERQPVVEQPGELAVRGGIIDLFPLSRTLPVRIEFWGDRVESLREFDPTTQRSESEISKVILLPQNIVALAEEGKNGKESSTSKKAPTQTLLNYFPENTIVCFFRPDQILAALNDGKVESSTDDGDWLESDVANDLDEQSWQAFAGRFQKFRQLTFAQFHHDSEDDLIDLHAIPQPSLHGDLKALRLDLESFKEKSQSPDPPKIFFVCESPTHAERIGELLEESELAAYRLHVLTGPIHGGFSLPQQNLVVYTDHEFYGRVRRIRKRRKQRTGLTFRQLKSLKRGDYIVHVDHGIGVYQGLEHIKIGENEQECIVIHYLDKDKLYVPLDKMDRVQKYTARESAAPKLHKLGSTDWEKLKARTKKRIKDIARDLIQLYAAREAEKGYAFSADTIWQRDLEASFEYEDTPDQARAVEEVKRDMEGEKPMDRLVCGDVGYGKTEVAIRAAFKAVQDSKQVAVLVPTTLLAQQHYNTFSSRLQRYPVRVDVLSRFRSSAEQKRIAERLKQGEVDIIIGTHRLLSKDIAFKDLGLLIVDEEQRFGVRHKELLKKLKVNVDVLTLSATPIPRTLHMALTGVRDMSNINTPPRDRLPIHTEVAQLDRDLVRTAIMREIHRGGQVFVVHNRISSIHRIAGLIRALVPEVEIGVAHGRMNEHELEEVMVNFVRRDYHVLVATMIIESGLDMPNVNTMIINRADRFGLAQLYQLRGRVGRSHHKAYCYLVVPPIRNLSNEAIKRLETIEEFTDLGSGFQIAMRDLEIRGAGNLLGAEQSGMIDAVGFDLYTRILDEAVREARHEAQPESVEPFVEKEQCRVDLDGDAFLPADYVDLPEERVAIYRRLAEADSLAEIEAISDELTDRFGKLPLPARNLLGLASLKLLGTALGLKSLRVLARESRAKFSDAVQRESGKSFEEWVDGMMRRAPYPIEFFQNGGLGFKMEIPKGQAAMPMTVKLLMGMQRDWK